Proteins encoded within one genomic window of Thalassophryne amazonica unplaced genomic scaffold, fThaAma1.1, whole genome shotgun sequence:
- the spata6l gene encoding spermatogenesis associated 6-like protein, whose protein sequence is MSGKALKVLAEVTVGAVSCPGVHLPGQDDVYLSLCVLGQYRQSQRLAAVFPLLLHEKMTFEKIFRHAVDPADVSVLLQYEVVRIELVQLVPPAGEALACFEDNARCFLFPEPKLVPSFSGMDREVLMTRAPHFPGIAPRSEFSSRTTITECSADAEVNLHPNVLTVTSDERISEDECGSSGTHIDSTHSQRPDASAAWRACQDRTARSESRSHRVWEEVHDCVRRLLTAPKAIQRLISGATQSEVDMILTRTSICPGPPW, encoded by the exons ATGTCGGGTaaagctctcaaagtgttggcagAAGTAACAGTTGGGGCG GTTTCGTGTCCTGGAGTTCACCTTCCGGGCCAAGATGACGTGTACCTCAGTCTGTGTGTCCTGGGTCAGTACCGTCAGTCCCAACGCCTGGCGGCTGTCTTCCCTCTGCTGCTGCACGAGAAGATGACCTTTGAAAAA ATTTTCCGACACGCTGTGGACCCTGCAGACGTCTCCGTCCTGCTTCAGT ATGAAGTGGTCCGGATCGAGCTGGTGCAGCTGGTTCCTCCAG CGGGCGAAGCTCTGGCCTGCTTTGAAGACAACGCTCGATGTTTCTTATTCCCAGAACCTAAGCTGGTTCCTTCCTTCTCCGGAATGGACCGAGAGGTTCTGATGACCCGAGCGCCTCACTTTCCA GGTATTGCTCCAAGGTCGGAGTTCTCCAGCAGGACAACCATCACTGAGTGCTCAGCCGATGCAGAAGTCAACCTTCACCCCAACGTCCTCACGGTAAcctca GATGAACGGATTTCTGAGGACGAGTGCGGCTCATCAGGAACGCACATCGACTCCACCCACAGCCAACGTCCTGATGCATCGGCAGCGTGGAGGGCGTGTCAGGATCGCACTGCCAG GTCTGAGTCCAGGTCTCACAGAGTGTGGGAGGAAGTTCACGATTGTGTTCGGAGGCTCCTGACCGCGCCCAAAGCCATACAGCGACTCATCTCC GGTGCTACGCAGTCTGAGGTGGACATGATTTTGACCAGGACCTCCATCTGTCCTGGTCCGCCGTGGTGA